The Camarhynchus parvulus chromosome 22, STF_HiC, whole genome shotgun sequence genome includes the window TGGGATTGGTTTTGATTTGTCATTCCTCTCCAAGACTTCTCAGCCTTTTTGTCCCCACCCTTCATATTGGCTTAATAAAATAGTTGGAGGCAAAATagtcagagaatcatggaatatcctgagctggaagggccCCAAGGATCCTAAAAGTCCAATTCCTGTGGATTCACCAGAAACCTGTGGAGAAAAAGTTGTTGGGAGCTGTTCAGGGCAGACTGATGAGAGCCAGGGTAAGTGGTGGTTAATGAGCTGCAGTTACTGGGCAAAGCTCTCTAAATGTCCAAACCAACTCTGCTTTTACCTTTAACCAACCCTCATTTTCTCAAGGCTCAGCGTGAAGGAAGGAGGCTCCAAACACAGGAGAATCCCTGGGTGCCTCCTCGtgcctgccagagcagcaggaacccTCCTGCTCTGAacctcacactgctgctctgagcccagcactgctgctctgagcccagcactgctgctctgagcccagcatttctgctctgagcccagcactgctgctctgagcctcacactgctgctctgagcccagcactgctgctctgagcccagcactgctgctctgaacccagcattgctgctctccagcatctgccgcccagcactgctgctctgaacccagcattgctgctctgagccccacactgctgctctgagccccacactgctgctctgagcccagcactgctgctctgagcccagcactgctgctctgagcccaaCACTCCTgcactgagcccagcactgctgctctgagcccagcactgctgctctgagcccagcactgctgctctgagcccagcactgctgctctgagcccagcattCTCTagcccactgctgctctgagcccagcactgctgctctgagcccagcattgctgctctgagccccctCTGAGCCCCAcatgcactgctgctgctgagcactgcccagcactgctgctctgagcccagcattgctgctctgaacccagcattgctgctctgagcccagcactgctgctctgagcccagcactgctgctctgagcccagcactgctgctctgagcccagcattgctgctctgagcctcacactgctgctctgagcccaccattgctgctctgagcccagcactgctgctctgagcccagcactgctgctctgaacccagcattgctgctctgagcccagcactgctgctctgaacccagcactgctgctctgaacccagcattgctgctctgagcccagcactcctgctctgagcccacatttctgctctgagcccagcactgctgctctgagcccagctgtCCTCACAGTttgagcagctgagctggagcccggggctggctgcccctgccaggagtgggaggagccctggggcaggaagAGTGACTCTGCTAAGAGTCACCAAATCCTCCCTGAATTGTTGACTCACTGAATTACTGAATTACTGAATTACTTTAATCTATTAAACTCCCAGAGGTCATGGGAGCTGATGCACAGGTTGTTTGGCGAGCAGGGGACACGAGATATTCAGTGCACAGCAAGGCAGgggagcagccaggtggggAAAAACACAATTTCTGCAGTCCAAAGTACTGAATTGAGCTCCTGCATGCAAACAAGTCTATCAATCTGCAGTGCACAAACCCTTGAGATTGGAAAAtagggaatcatggaatggtttgggttggaagagtcCTTAAGGATCATTTCCATCAGTTCTATCCCCAAAAACttgcactgtcccaggctgctccaagccctgtccagcctggccttgggcacttccagggatgcaggggcagccacagctgctctgggaactccatcccagcccctccccatcctcacagggaaggaattTCTCCTAATATAAACCCAAATTCTCTATTTCTTCCTGACCTAAACCTTCTCGGTCAGTTTAAACCCCTTCTTTGGGTTTAAacccattcctccttgtccctgtcactccaggcccttctAGAAAGGATTTGGGGATCCTGTTCACACCAGAGACTCCATCCTGCCAGCAAAGTACATTTACAATCATGGACTCATCCAGGTTAATCCCACCTGGCCTTTTACAGAGCAAGGAACACCTGAAGTTAAATGTTAAGGAGGAGGATTTCAAACTGCTCTGGCCACTTGTGCTCCTGTTTGAGCACTCAAAGGTTCTTTCCTTCACGCCTGATACAAACGAAGATGGGCAGGAGGTGTTGCCTGGATCACAGAtcccccatccctgaagtgcccagggccaggttggatggggcttggagcactctgggataggggaaggtgtccctgcccatggcagggtggaaATAGATGaatttaaggtcttttccaacccaaaacattccagGATTCTTCAAGACTGAGCTCAATTCCTCACCCATTTCACACCATCAACAGATTCAGACTCACCCAAGAACTTTTACTAAAGGAACCAGAACTCACTGGCAGAAAAGCTCCTGTATTTCCCAGCAGGATCATCTGGATCCCAATGTGGGATTTACAACCTCTTAAAAGGAAAGCTGCCACTTTTATGACTTTTAGAGAAAAGAGCTGGATTTAATTGCTGCACCGGGGTGTCCCAATTATGGGCTTTGCTTGTGCTGCATGACAGCCACTGTAACAGGAGCACCAAAATTGAGCTGGGAGGGACGAGTGGAAACGTCTCCTGCTGGGAacggggtggcactggggttcTTGGCTATAAAAAGCGAGGTGAGAGCACATTTACAGACATTTTCCAGAGGAGAAGAGCTGGAGTTTCTCTACAACCTCACAGGCAGCAGGTAATGTGCTGGAACAACATCCCACATTCCCTTTTTATTTATCCAGTGCTTACAGATgctcctattaaaaaaaaaaaaggattagaAGAGCCTGCAAAGGGCAGGTTTTAAGGAGCAGGGACATCAGAGCAGAAACCAGCTGAACACATCTGCCAAGCACCACCAGGGAATGCAACCTTCGAGGTCCACACATGCCTGGAACTCAGAAATCCTAATTTAGATCTTCGGCCAAATTTTTCAGATGTCCAATCTCTTTCAAATGAGCTAATCCACACTGTGAGAGGCTGCAAATCCAGCTGGGGCTCCTGGCCAGGAGGGCCAGGTCAGAACTGGAGCAGGCtcagggagggatttttggggtgtctgtgcagggccaggagctggaattcCATCATCCTTGGgagccccttccagctcagcacattccatggttctgtgagCCAGAAATGCCTCATTCCCCCTCTCTGCaaggtgcagctggagctgcagggccttTGTGAGCAGGCTTGTGGtgtttttggtgtatttttgtCTCTCCAGGATGGAGAAGCCCGGGAGGATGGTGGCCACCgtcctgctgtgtgtgctggccGTGGGGCTGGGCCTGGCTCAGCACTGGTCCTACGGCCTCCAGCCAGGGGGCAAGAGGAGCACCCAGGGCCTGCTGGGACCATTGCAGGAGGTGGGTCCTGGGCTGGGAAACAACCCTGGCCTGCCAAAAATGCAGCCACAAGGGTGACAGAGGCTTCCCTCTGcacccatccctgtgcctgtcccccaaacacccccagatCTGGGGATGAACACATTGGTTGAAGGAGGATTTGCAAAAACAGGGGCGAGGTGACATTTGTCAGCCTGGCACAAAGAACAGCACTTTGCAGCTGGCAGAAGTAAAACTGTTGTATGGagaaaaatagatatattttcaTAATCACTGTGGGTAAAATCTCTTTGAACTTTCACTGAATAATTTGGGCAGCCAGCTCCAAGGGAGAGATGGAGCTCTGAGGACCAGGTTAAATCTGATTTCATCCTCTCCCTAAATTGCAACCTTCTGATGGGTTATTTTATGACAATTCCTCCACTTCCCTTAACATTTTGGCAATTTGCACGTGGTGGATGCTCAGCAATTAAATGACAAAGCACCTGTGGAAGGTTGTGTGCAGCCGtggttttcccctcttttccaaTCAATACTTCATTTCTTGTTCCTCCTCATCCTTCCAGCATCCTGGGGCTCGTGAGGAGAAGGTGAATGTCAGGTGTGCAGTGGGACACGCCACCACACAATTGCAGTGGTGTCGTTTCACCCTCATCTGTACCTGGGCTAGAGTTGCTTTTGGCAGAAAaatctcccttctcccttcctgaAGGTTGTGTCACTTCCTCGTGTCACTTTTCCAATCCAGATTccaaatgaaatggaaaaattagaGGAGGTGCAGCAGAGTGAGTGCCCAGGCTCGTACCAGAATTCCAGGATCAGGGATCTGAAGGAAGCCATGGTGagtaaatgtgatttttctgtcaCCACTGTGGGAAAATCTAAAGAAGATAcaagaggggaggggaaaagggggcgGAGGAGGACGAGGGGGTGAAGTTCCGCTCACACGGGGAAATACTGGCTCTGATCTTATGatggaatcccaggatggtttgggttggaagggacctaaaatCCACCTtgtcccatgggcagggacacctcccactggaCCAGAATTGCCTGCAGAgatccctccctgtcccctgcaccGTTACAAACACGCCCCGGACATTCCCAGCACGGGGATCCCTCATTCCAGACCTCCCCTGGCAGCGACATTTCCCGCCTCAGTTAACCCAGACCGAGCCCAGCGCCCCGGCTCTGTCtggggatgtccctgtccctgtcccaggtctgtccctgtccctgtccctgtcccagagatgtccctgtccctgtccct containing:
- the GNRH1 gene encoding progonadoliberin-1; amino-acid sequence: MEKPGRMVATVLLCVLAVGLGLAQHWSYGLQPGGKRSTQGLLGPLQEIPNEMEKLEEVQQSECPGSYQNSRIRDLKEAMERLVEGEGRRKKV